Proteins from a single region of Starkeya sp. ORNL1:
- a CDS encoding ABC transporter permease subunit, protein MLRFFIRRVALTVPTFIALMFVTFVAVRMVPGDPIEVRTGERGISPERLAQFRHELGLDQPIWQQFLHYANGLIHGDFGLSIVTKTPVLQEFLTLFPATLELSICALIFAIVLGVPAGVLAAVKRGSVLDHAVMSVALAGYSMPIFWWGLLLIMFMSEYLGLTPVSGRMDLINYYFEPVTGFMLIDSLLSEQDGAFWAAVSHLILPSIVLGTIPLAVIARMTRSSMLEVLGEDYVRTARAKGLSPLRVVGLHALRNALIPVVTVIGLQTGTLLAGAVLTETIFAWPGVGKWLIESIARRDYPALQGGIMLISGIVILVNLIVDLTYVAINPRIRHG, encoded by the coding sequence ATGCTCCGTTTCTTCATCCGCCGCGTCGCGCTGACGGTCCCCACCTTCATCGCGCTGATGTTCGTCACCTTCGTTGCGGTGCGCATGGTGCCGGGCGATCCGATCGAGGTCCGCACCGGCGAGCGCGGCATCTCGCCGGAACGCCTCGCCCAGTTCCGCCACGAGCTCGGCCTCGACCAGCCGATCTGGCAGCAATTCCTGCATTATGCGAACGGCCTGATCCACGGCGATTTCGGCTTGTCCATCGTCACCAAGACCCCGGTGCTGCAGGAATTCCTGACGCTGTTCCCGGCGACGCTTGAGCTGTCCATCTGCGCGCTGATCTTCGCCATCGTGCTCGGCGTTCCGGCCGGCGTGCTGGCGGCGGTGAAGCGCGGCAGCGTGCTCGACCATGCAGTTATGTCGGTTGCGCTCGCCGGCTATTCGATGCCGATCTTCTGGTGGGGCCTGCTGCTCATCATGTTCATGTCCGAGTATCTCGGCCTGACGCCGGTTTCCGGCCGCATGGACCTGATCAACTACTATTTCGAGCCGGTGACCGGCTTCATGCTGATCGACAGTCTGCTCTCCGAACAGGACGGTGCCTTCTGGGCGGCGGTCAGCCATCTCATCTTGCCGTCCATCGTGCTCGGCACCATCCCGCTCGCGGTGATCGCGCGGATGACGCGCTCCTCGATGCTGGAAGTGCTGGGCGAGGATTATGTGCGCACCGCCCGCGCCAAGGGGCTCTCGCCGCTGCGCGTGGTCGGCCTGCATGCGCTGCGCAACGCATTGATCCCGGTGGTGACGGTGATCGGGCTGCAGACCGGAACGCTGCTCGCCGGCGCGGTGCTGACCGAGACCATCTTCGCCTGGCCCGGGGTCGGCAAATGGCTCATCGAATCAATCGCGCGGCGCGATTATCCGGCGCTGCAAGGCGGGATCATGCTGATCTCCGGCATCGTCATCCTGGTCAATCTCATCGTCGACCTCACTTATGTCGCGATCAATCCGAGGATCCGGCATGGTTGA
- a CDS encoding ABC transporter substrate-binding protein, with product MRVLKTGLAAAAVMAVLAVPAYAKTLVYCSEGSPENFTPALNTTGTSFDAARPVYNQLVEFERGTTKVVPGLAESWTVSPDGKEIVFKLRKGVKFHSGVNGFKPTRDFNADDVLFSFERQWKADNPYHKVSGGAYDYFNDMSMPDLLKSIDKVDDYTVKFTLNEANAPMLANLAMDFGTIMSKEYADFLLKKGSPEQLDQIPVGTGPFSFVTYQKDAVIRYKAFPEYFEGKAAIDDLVFAITPDPTARYAKVKKGECHVMIAPNPADIAAMKTDPAINLLSQPGLNIAYWAFNVQKPPFDKKEVRQAFNMAIDKAAIIKDVYQGAGQGAVNPIPPTIWSYNKDVKDYPYDPGKAKQMLESAGVKLPLDIDLWWMPVQRPYNPNAKRIAEMMQADLAKLNINAKLVSYEWGEYRKRMQEGEHMTGQLGWTGDNGDPDNFFFLLGCPAARKGGQNLAKWCDKSFDDLITKARNISDVAERTKLYEQAQVIVKEEAPWFTIAHSVVYEPIRKEVVDYKVSPFGRHEFYGVSLK from the coding sequence ATGCGCGTTCTTAAGACCGGACTAGCCGCCGCGGCCGTGATGGCCGTGCTCGCGGTCCCCGCTTATGCGAAAACGCTCGTTTATTGTTCGGAAGGCAGCCCGGAGAATTTCACTCCGGCGCTCAACACCACCGGCACCAGCTTCGATGCCGCCCGTCCGGTCTATAACCAGCTCGTCGAGTTCGAGCGTGGCACCACCAAGGTGGTCCCCGGCCTCGCCGAGAGCTGGACGGTCAGCCCGGATGGCAAGGAGATCGTCTTCAAGCTGCGCAAGGGCGTGAAGTTCCATTCCGGCGTCAATGGCTTCAAGCCGACCCGCGACTTCAACGCCGACGACGTGCTGTTTTCGTTCGAGCGGCAGTGGAAGGCGGACAACCCCTACCACAAGGTCTCCGGCGGCGCTTACGACTACTTCAACGACATGAGCATGCCGGACCTGCTCAAGAGCATCGACAAGGTCGACGACTACACGGTGAAGTTCACGCTTAATGAAGCGAACGCGCCGATGCTCGCCAACCTCGCCATGGACTTCGGCACCATCATGTCGAAGGAGTATGCCGACTTCCTGCTGAAGAAGGGTTCGCCCGAGCAGCTCGACCAGATCCCGGTCGGCACCGGTCCGTTCAGCTTCGTGACCTACCAGAAGGACGCGGTGATCCGCTACAAGGCCTTCCCGGAGTATTTCGAGGGCAAGGCGGCGATCGACGACCTGGTGTTCGCCATCACCCCGGACCCGACCGCCCGCTACGCCAAGGTGAAGAAGGGCGAATGCCATGTGATGATCGCGCCGAACCCGGCCGACATCGCGGCGATGAAGACCGATCCGGCGATCAACCTGCTCTCGCAGCCCGGCCTCAACATCGCCTACTGGGCGTTCAATGTGCAGAAGCCCCCGTTCGACAAGAAGGAGGTCCGCCAGGCCTTCAACATGGCGATCGACAAGGCCGCGATCATCAAGGACGTCTATCAGGGCGCCGGCCAGGGCGCGGTCAACCCGATCCCGCCGACCATCTGGTCCTACAACAAGGACGTGAAGGACTATCCGTACGATCCCGGCAAGGCCAAGCAGATGCTGGAGAGCGCCGGGGTGAAGCTGCCGCTCGACATCGATCTGTGGTGGATGCCGGTGCAGCGTCCGTATAATCCGAACGCCAAGCGCATCGCCGAGATGATGCAGGCCGACCTCGCCAAGCTGAACATCAATGCCAAGCTCGTCTCCTATGAATGGGGCGAGTACCGCAAGCGCATGCAGGAAGGCGAGCACATGACCGGCCAGCTCGGCTGGACCGGCGACAATGGCGATCCCGACAACTTCTTCTTCCTGCTTGGCTGTCCGGCGGCCCGCAAGGGCGGCCAGAACCTTGCCAAGTGGTGCGACAAGTCGTTCGACGACCTGATCACCAAGGCGCGCAACATCTCGGACGTGGCCGAGCGCACCAAGCTCTATGAGCAGGCGCAGGTGATCGTGAAGGAAGAGGCGCCGTGGTTCACCATTGCGCACTCGGTGGTCTATGAGCCGATCCGCAAGGAAGTGGTGGACTACAAGGTCAGCCCCTTCGGCCGTCACGAATTCTACGGCGTGTCGCTGAAGTGA
- a CDS encoding ABC transporter ATP-binding protein: protein MSLLSIRNLGVAFATGRGPFRAVDGVNLDVAPGEVVAIVGESGSGKSVAMLAVMGLLPWTASVTADKLEFDGRDMLAMSARERRKIIGRDLAMIFQEPMTSLNPCFTVGFQIGEALKTHLGLSRSERHARAIELLNEVGIPEPERRLKAFPHQLSGGMSQRVMIAMALACRPKLIIADEPTTALDVTIQAQILDLLMRLQRDNGVGLVLITHDMGVVAETAQRVCVHYAGQQVEMQPTDGLFRDPHHPYTAALLAALPERASGRLLPSIPGMVPGLADRPKGCLFSPRCRFATDRCRNVPPPRHGAELGYALCHTPLMNGVPQRAEVAA from the coding sequence ATGTCCCTGCTCTCCATCCGCAATCTCGGCGTCGCCTTCGCCACCGGGCGCGGGCCGTTCCGCGCCGTCGACGGCGTCAATCTCGACGTCGCGCCGGGCGAGGTCGTCGCCATCGTCGGCGAAAGCGGCTCCGGCAAGTCGGTCGCCATGCTCGCGGTGATGGGCCTCTTGCCGTGGACCGCCAGCGTCACCGCCGACAAGCTCGAGTTCGACGGCCGCGACATGCTGGCCATGTCCGCCCGTGAGCGGCGCAAGATCATCGGGCGCGACCTCGCCATGATCTTCCAGGAGCCGATGACGAGCCTCAATCCGTGCTTCACCGTCGGCTTCCAGATCGGCGAGGCGCTGAAGACCCATCTCGGCCTGTCGCGCAGCGAGCGTCATGCCCGCGCCATCGAACTGCTGAACGAGGTCGGCATACCCGAGCCCGAGCGGCGCCTGAAAGCCTTTCCGCACCAGCTCTCCGGCGGCATGAGCCAGCGCGTTATGATCGCCATGGCGCTCGCCTGCCGGCCCAAGCTGATCATTGCCGACGAGCCCACCACGGCGCTCGACGTCACCATCCAGGCGCAGATCCTCGACCTCTTGATGCGGCTGCAGCGCGACAATGGCGTCGGGCTGGTGCTTATCACCCACGATATGGGCGTGGTCGCGGAGACCGCGCAGCGTGTATGCGTGCACTATGCCGGCCAGCAGGTGGAGATGCAGCCGACCGACGGGCTGTTCCGCGATCCGCACCATCCCTACACCGCGGCGCTGCTCGCCGCCCTCCCCGAGCGGGCTAGCGGGCGCCTGCTGCCGTCGATCCCCGGCATGGTGCCGGGGCTGGCGGACCGGCCGAAAGGCTGCCTGTTCTCGCCGCGCTGCCGCTTCGCCACGGATCGCTGCCGCAACGTGCCGCCGCCGCGCCACGGCGCCGAGCTCGGCTATGCGCTCTGCCACACGCCGCTGATGAATGGCGTGCCCCAACGCGCCGAGGTGGCGGCATGA
- a CDS encoding ABC transporter ATP-binding protein: MSKGADIELIDVTKRYGAALAVDRVSLKIPAGTYCCLLGPSGCGKTTTLRMIAGHESITEGDVRLGPTVVTDLPPAKRGTAMMFQSYALFPHLDTVDNVAFSLKMKGTEKISRRAKALEMLKLVQMDHLAERRPAQLSGGQQQRVALARALITDPQALLLDEPLSALDPFLKIKVRQELKRLQNQLGISFIHVTHSQEEAMALSDLVVVMNGGRIEQAATPREVFNRPSTAFVARFMGDHNVLAGRVTSLGDGTVTFEVPGGASFRAPAEEGLEPGAPVEIAVRTDRVRLADTVMPGCGLTGLVQNIEYHGQKVQLALSAPGVDEFSVQVPETAFFETPLSVGDAVPLAWTPQDVHILRPSPTA; this comes from the coding sequence ATGAGCAAGGGCGCGGATATCGAGCTGATCGACGTCACCAAGCGCTATGGCGCCGCGCTCGCCGTCGACCGCGTCTCGCTCAAGATCCCCGCCGGCACCTATTGCTGCCTGCTCGGCCCCTCGGGCTGCGGCAAGACCACGACGCTGCGCATGATCGCCGGCCACGAAAGCATCACCGAAGGCGATGTCCGGCTCGGGCCCACGGTGGTGACCGACCTGCCGCCGGCCAAGCGCGGCACCGCGATGATGTTCCAGAGCTACGCGCTGTTCCCGCATCTCGACACCGTCGACAATGTCGCCTTCTCGCTGAAGATGAAGGGCACGGAGAAGATCAGCCGCCGCGCCAAGGCGCTGGAGATGCTGAAGCTGGTCCAGATGGACCACCTCGCCGAGCGCCGCCCGGCGCAGCTTTCCGGCGGCCAACAGCAACGCGTCGCGCTCGCCCGCGCGCTGATCACCGACCCGCAGGCGCTGCTGCTCGACGAGCCGCTCTCCGCGCTCGATCCGTTCCTGAAGATCAAGGTGCGCCAGGAACTGAAGCGGCTGCAGAACCAGCTCGGCATCTCCTTCATCCATGTCACCCACAGCCAGGAGGAGGCGATGGCGCTCTCCGACCTCGTGGTGGTGATGAATGGCGGGCGCATCGAACAGGCGGCGACGCCGCGCGAAGTGTTCAACCGCCCCTCGACCGCCTTCGTCGCCCGCTTCATGGGCGACCACAATGTCCTTGCCGGGCGCGTCACGTCGCTTGGTGACGGCACTGTCACCTTCGAGGTGCCGGGCGGCGCCTCCTTCCGGGCGCCCGCCGAGGAAGGGCTGGAGCCGGGCGCGCCAGTGGAGATCGCGGTGCGCACCGACCGGGTGCGGCTGGCCGACACCGTGATGCCCGGCTGCGGCCTCACCGGCCTGGTGCAGAACATCGAATATCACGGCCAGAAGGTGCAACTCGCGCTATCCGCCCCCGGCGTCGACGAGTTCTCGGTGCAGGTGCCGGAGACCGCCTTTTTCGAGACCCCGCTTTCCGTCGGCGACGCCGTACCGCTCGCCTGGACGCCGCAGGACGTCCACATCCTCCGACCCTCGCCGACCGCCTGA
- a CDS encoding LysR family transcriptional regulator: MARTDPFDGLSEFLAIVRRGSFRGAAIELGVTPGAVSQAMQALERRLGLPLLHRTTRRVALTEAGERLLAQLGPAAEAITGTLDALTLLRAQPSGTLRLLVHRIALPHVIEPVLPAFRATWPDIKVEITVDDTHAELVEGGYDAGIRIGEYIDRDMIAVRVSPSFAWTVLGAPSYFAARGRPRVIEDIARHECIRYRRPDVGDIYRWEFERDGQALSIDPPGALVANDATLLRALAVRGMGLIYTSGLQAEAEMAAGLLEPVLEDFAPARDALFICFPQASRNQPKLRAFVEACAHRAR, encoded by the coding sequence ATGGCACGCACCGATCCGTTCGACGGCCTCTCGGAATTCCTCGCCATCGTGCGGCGCGGCAGCTTCCGCGGCGCGGCGATCGAGCTCGGAGTGACGCCGGGCGCGGTGAGCCAGGCGATGCAGGCGCTGGAACGCCGGCTCGGCCTTCCGCTGCTGCACCGGACCACGCGCAGGGTCGCACTCACCGAAGCGGGCGAGCGGCTGCTGGCGCAGCTCGGTCCCGCCGCCGAGGCGATCACCGGCACGCTCGACGCATTGACCCTGTTGCGCGCCCAGCCGTCCGGCACGCTGCGACTGCTCGTGCATCGTATCGCCCTGCCCCACGTGATCGAGCCGGTGCTGCCGGCGTTCCGCGCCACGTGGCCGGACATCAAGGTGGAGATCACGGTCGACGACACCCACGCCGAGCTGGTGGAGGGCGGCTATGATGCCGGCATCCGCATCGGCGAATATATCGACCGCGACATGATCGCGGTCAGGGTGTCGCCGTCCTTCGCCTGGACGGTACTCGGCGCGCCGTCCTATTTCGCGGCCCGCGGCCGGCCGCGGGTGATCGAGGACATAGCGCGCCACGAATGCATCCGCTATCGCCGGCCGGATGTCGGCGACATTTATCGCTGGGAGTTCGAGCGCGACGGCCAGGCGCTCTCCATCGATCCGCCGGGCGCGCTGGTGGCGAACGATGCGACGCTGTTGCGGGCGCTGGCGGTGCGTGGCATGGGCCTGATCTATACGTCGGGCCTGCAGGCCGAGGCCGAGATGGCAGCCGGACTGCTGGAGCCGGTGCTGGAAGATTTCGCCCCGGCCCGCGACGCGCTGTTCATCTGCTTCCCGCAGGCCAGCCGCAACCAGCCGAAGCTGCGCGCCTTTGTCGAAGCCTGCGCCCACCGCGCACGTTGA
- a CDS encoding ABC transporter permease — MNGDRRGPGFWILTAFFALFVLFLYGPLTTIFILSFQGPNGGLTFPMNGSSFHWFNNLLFEQQAVGDFGGAFSRSLLLGLMTMAATVVVSLLAGLAFRRRFLGSGPLFYLAIASLIVPSILISLGIGLAFQVFGLEPAWYSSGFGAHLTWTLPFGLLIMFAVFNRFNPAYEEAARDLGATPWQTFAHVVLPIILPSLVGVGLFGFTLSYDEFARTLMTAGTFNTLPLEIYGMTTNVTTPVLYALGTVTTLFSMSIIVIALAAIAVLRLRRARKLAG; from the coding sequence ATGAATGGCGATCGCCGCGGCCCCGGATTCTGGATACTCACCGCGTTCTTCGCGCTGTTCGTGCTGTTCCTCTATGGGCCGCTGACCACCATCTTCATCCTGTCGTTCCAGGGCCCCAATGGCGGCCTCACCTTCCCGATGAACGGCTCGTCCTTCCACTGGTTCAACAATCTGCTGTTCGAGCAGCAGGCGGTGGGTGATTTCGGCGGCGCCTTCTCGCGCTCGCTGCTCCTCGGCCTGATGACGATGGCGGCCACCGTCGTGGTCTCGCTGCTCGCCGGCCTCGCCTTCCGGCGTCGCTTTCTCGGTTCCGGCCCGCTGTTCTATCTCGCCATTGCCAGCCTGATCGTGCCCTCGATCCTGATCTCGCTCGGCATCGGCCTCGCCTTCCAGGTCTTCGGGCTGGAGCCGGCCTGGTACAGTTCCGGCTTCGGCGCGCACCTGACCTGGACGCTGCCCTTCGGCCTCTTGATCATGTTCGCGGTCTTCAACCGCTTCAATCCGGCCTATGAGGAAGCCGCGCGCGATCTCGGTGCCACGCCGTGGCAGACCTTCGCTCATGTGGTGCTGCCAATCATCCTGCCGAGCCTGGTCGGCGTCGGCCTGTTCGGCTTCACGCTGTCCTATGACGAGTTCGCTCGTACGCTGATGACCGCCGGCACCTTCAACACGCTGCCGCTCGAAATCTACGGCATGACCACCAATGTCACGACGCCGGTGCTCTATGCGCTGGGCACGGTGACGACGCTCTTCTCGATGTCGATCATCGTGATCGCGCTTGCCGCCATCGCCGTGCTGCGGTTGCGCCGCGCCCGCAAACTCGCCGGATAG
- a CDS encoding ABC transporter permease, producing MTLSRLAPYLQATPLSLILLAFLVLPIATIVMVSFWDYDSIQIFPAFVFTNYEETITSPVTWNTYINTLKYTLIVWAITLFVGFWVAYYLAFHIRTATTQMVLFLVCTIPFLTSNIIRMISWIPFLGRNGLLNQSMMSMGLINQPLEFLLFSDFAVVLAMVHLYTLFMVTPIFNTLMRIDRALIEAARDAGASGFQILTNVIIPLAKPGIAIGSIFVVTLVMGDFITVRFMSGGQSASVGLMMANQIALLQYPAAAANAVILLILVLLLVAGILRIVNIRKEL from the coding sequence ATGACGCTCTCACGCCTTGCGCCCTATCTCCAGGCGACGCCGCTGTCGCTGATCCTGCTGGCCTTCCTGGTGCTGCCCATCGCCACCATCGTGATGGTGAGCTTCTGGGACTATGATTCCATCCAGATCTTCCCGGCCTTCGTCTTCACCAATTACGAGGAGACGATCACCTCGCCGGTGACCTGGAACACCTATATCAACACGCTGAAATACACTCTCATCGTCTGGGCGATCACGTTGTTCGTCGGCTTCTGGGTGGCCTACTACCTGGCCTTCCACATCCGCACGGCGACGACGCAGATGGTGCTGTTCCTGGTCTGCACCATCCCGTTCCTCACCTCGAACATCATCCGCATGATCTCCTGGATCCCGTTCCTCGGGCGGAACGGGCTCCTGAACCAGTCGATGATGTCGATGGGGCTTATCAACCAGCCGCTGGAGTTCCTGCTGTTCTCGGACTTCGCGGTGGTGCTCGCCATGGTGCACCTCTACACGCTGTTCATGGTGACGCCGATCTTCAACACGCTGATGCGCATCGACCGCGCGCTGATCGAGGCGGCGCGCGATGCCGGTGCCAGCGGCTTCCAGATCCTCACCAATGTCATCATCCCGTTGGCCAAGCCCGGCATCGCCATCGGCTCGATCTTCGTCGTCACGCTGGTGATGGGTGATTTCATCACCGTGCGCTTCATGTCCGGCGGCCAGTCAGCCTCGGTCGGCCTGATGATGGCGAACCAGATCGCGCTGCTGCAATACCCGGCGGCGGCGGCCAACGCGGTGATCCTGCTGATCCTCGTGCTGCTGCTGGTCGCCGGCATCCTGCGCATCGTCAATATCCGCAAGGAGCTCTAG
- a CDS encoding dipeptide ABC transporter ATP-binding protein: MNEILANEVKARDAVMEAVDLAQTYEVSRGLGRKASVKAVTGISFRLAPRSTLAVVGESGSGKSTLARMLTMIERPGTGALIIDGADVADASTATLKRYRGEVQMVFQNPYGSLNPRQTIGKAIEEPLLVNTSLNAAERRARALDMMARVGLRPEHHGRYPHMFSGGQRQRIAIARALVLRPKILVLDEPVSALDVSVRAQVLNLLVELQEQLGVAYVFVSHDLGVVRHMADEVMVMYLGRAVEHGTRDIIFDSPKHPYTRALLSATPVADPGAKRERIVLEGELPSPFNPPHGCVFHPRCPLAFDRCKVESPPLEEKAGRLVACWAV, translated from the coding sequence ATGAATGAGATCCTTGCCAATGAGGTGAAGGCCCGCGATGCGGTGATGGAAGCGGTCGACCTCGCCCAGACCTATGAGGTCTCGCGCGGGCTCGGCAGGAAGGCGTCCGTCAAGGCGGTGACGGGCATCAGCTTCCGCCTCGCGCCGCGCTCGACGCTCGCCGTGGTCGGCGAAAGCGGCTCCGGCAAGTCGACCCTCGCTCGCATGCTTACCATGATCGAGCGGCCAGGCACCGGCGCGCTCATCATCGATGGCGCCGATGTCGCCGACGCCAGCACGGCAACGCTGAAGCGCTATCGCGGCGAAGTGCAGATGGTGTTCCAGAACCCCTATGGCTCGCTCAATCCGCGCCAGACCATCGGCAAGGCGATCGAGGAGCCGCTGCTGGTCAATACCAGCCTCAACGCCGCGGAGCGGCGGGCACGGGCGCTCGACATGATGGCGCGGGTCGGACTTCGGCCCGAGCATCATGGGCGCTACCCGCACATGTTCTCCGGTGGCCAGCGCCAGCGCATCGCCATTGCCCGCGCGCTGGTGCTGCGGCCGAAGATACTGGTGCTGGACGAGCCGGTCTCGGCGCTCGACGTCTCGGTGCGCGCGCAGGTGCTCAACCTGCTGGTGGAGTTGCAGGAGCAGCTCGGCGTCGCCTATGTGTTCGTCTCCCACGACCTCGGCGTGGTGCGGCACATGGCGGACGAGGTGATGGTGATGTATCTCGGCCGCGCCGTCGAGCATGGCACCCGCGACATCATCTTCGACAGTCCGAAGCATCCCTATACGCGCGCGCTGCTCTCGGCGACGCCGGTGGCCGATCCCGGCGCCAAGCGCGAGCGCATCGTGCTGGAGGGCGAATTGCCGTCGCCCTTCAATCCGCCGCATGGCTGCGTCTTCCACCCGCGCTGCCCGCTGGCGTTCGACCGCTGCAAGGTGGAATCGCCGCCGCTGGAGGAGAAAGCCGGCCGGCTGGTGGCGTGCTGGGCGGTGTGA
- a CDS encoding ABC transporter permease subunit: MLDLDTQGTLSQATVSLANAEPVRPEPSPLKAFWNAFSENRGAVAGLVFVVFIAFLALFAPWVAPHSPVEQFRAFVQRPPVWAGGGWDFPFGTDAVGRDVLSRLIYGARISLGIGLSVMLVSVAVGIVLGLASAFMRGIVETVVMRIMDLVTAIPSLVLAILVVAVLGPSLTNTIVAVTVVYLPRYVRIVRASALSELSKEYVIAARVAGVGKLRLMFVTVLPNCLAPLIVQAALGISDAILEAAALGFLGLGAQPPTPEWGAMLADSREFIRAAPWIVTLPGLAILSTVVAINLMGDGLRDALDPKLRRS; encoded by the coding sequence ATGCTGGACCTCGACACCCAGGGTACGCTCAGCCAGGCCACGGTATCGCTTGCGAACGCCGAGCCGGTGCGCCCCGAGCCTTCGCCGCTGAAGGCGTTCTGGAACGCCTTCAGCGAGAACCGCGGCGCCGTCGCCGGCCTGGTCTTCGTGGTCTTCATCGCGTTCCTCGCTCTGTTCGCGCCCTGGGTGGCGCCGCACTCGCCGGTCGAGCAGTTCCGCGCATTCGTGCAGCGCCCGCCGGTCTGGGCCGGCGGCGGCTGGGACTTCCCATTCGGCACCGACGCGGTCGGGCGCGACGTGCTCTCGCGCCTGATCTATGGCGCCCGCATCTCGCTCGGCATCGGCCTCTCGGTGATGCTGGTGTCGGTGGCGGTCGGCATCGTGCTCGGCCTCGCCAGCGCCTTCATGCGCGGCATCGTCGAGACCGTGGTGATGCGCATCATGGATCTGGTGACGGCGATACCGAGCCTGGTGCTGGCGATCCTCGTGGTCGCCGTGCTGGGGCCGAGCCTCACCAACACCATCGTCGCCGTCACCGTGGTCTATCTGCCGCGCTATGTGCGCATCGTACGGGCCTCGGCGCTGTCTGAACTCTCCAAGGAGTATGTCATCGCCGCTCGCGTCGCCGGCGTTGGCAAGCTCAGGCTGATGTTCGTCACCGTGCTGCCGAACTGCCTGGCACCCTTGATCGTGCAGGCGGCACTAGGCATCTCCGACGCGATACTGGAGGCCGCCGCGCTTGGCTTCCTCGGCCTCGGCGCACAGCCGCCGACGCCGGAATGGGGCGCCATGCTCGCCGACAGCCGTGAATTCATCCGCGCCGCGCCCTGGATCGTGACGCTGCCCGGCCTCGCCATCCTGTCGACGGTGGTCGCCATCAACCTGATGGGCGACGGCCTGCGCGACGCCCTCGATCCCAAGCTGAGGAGGAGCTGA
- a CDS encoding PotD/PotF family extracellular solute-binding protein, with the protein MSKIEKGTKGISRRQALKGAGALAGLAAGGGVVTGFPTIWAQNPITLRQFGTGVSNLNAIAEKCKADLGITLQMTALDSDAVSQRVVTQANSFDIADIEYWICKKVFPAGTLQPMDVKKIKYYDQIVPIFITGKLTPESKIAQGTAPHSVTFVDGPDSKKFSKEPTQWMTLIPTIYNADTLGIRPDLVGRPIKNWKDILDPAFKGKTSILNIPSIGIMDAAMICESAGLIKYADKGNMTKEEIDKTIAFLIKTKKDGQFRAFWKTFDESVNLMASGEVVIQSMWSPAVAAVRSKGIPCVYQPLEEGYRAWGGGLGIAKHLKGASLDAAYEYINWYLSGWVGAYLNRQGYYSAVLSTAEKNMTPDEWAFWMLGQPAKTDILSPEGKVMYTAGAVRDGGSFKERMGAVACWNSVMDEDRYMVRKWNEFIAA; encoded by the coding sequence ATGAGCAAGATCGAGAAGGGAACCAAGGGGATCAGCCGCCGACAGGCGCTCAAGGGCGCCGGCGCGCTCGCCGGCCTCGCCGCGGGCGGCGGGGTCGTTACCGGCTTCCCCACCATCTGGGCACAGAACCCGATCACGCTGCGCCAGTTCGGCACCGGCGTGTCGAACCTCAATGCCATCGCCGAGAAGTGCAAGGCCGATCTCGGCATCACCCTGCAGATGACCGCGCTGGATTCCGACGCGGTGTCGCAGCGCGTGGTGACGCAAGCCAACAGCTTCGACATCGCCGACATCGAATACTGGATCTGCAAGAAGGTGTTCCCGGCCGGCACGCTGCAGCCGATGGATGTCAAGAAGATCAAGTATTACGACCAGATCGTGCCGATCTTCATCACCGGCAAGCTGACGCCGGAATCCAAGATCGCGCAGGGCACCGCCCCGCACAGCGTCACCTTCGTCGACGGCCCGGACTCCAAGAAATTCTCGAAAGAGCCGACGCAGTGGATGACGCTCATCCCCACCATCTACAATGCCGATACGCTCGGCATCCGGCCTGATCTTGTCGGCCGGCCGATCAAGAACTGGAAGGACATTCTCGACCCGGCCTTCAAGGGGAAGACCTCGATCCTGAACATCCCGTCCATCGGCATCATGGACGCGGCGATGATCTGCGAGAGCGCCGGGCTGATCAAATATGCCGACAAGGGCAACATGACCAAGGAAGAGATCGACAAGACGATCGCGTTCCTGATCAAGACCAAGAAGGATGGCCAGTTCCGCGCCTTCTGGAAGACCTTCGACGAGAGCGTGAACCTGATGGCCTCCGGCGAGGTGGTGATCCAGTCCATGTGGTCGCCGGCGGTCGCCGCCGTGCGCTCCAAGGGTATTCCCTGCGTCTACCAGCCGCTGGAAGAAGGCTATCGCGCCTGGGGCGGCGGCCTCGGCATCGCCAAGCATTTGAAGGGCGCGAGCCTCGACGCGGCTTACGAATACATCAATTGGTACCTGTCCGGCTGGGTCGGCGCCTATCTCAACCGCCAGGGCTATTACTCCGCCGTACTCTCCACGGCCGAGAAGAACATGACGCCGGACGAATGGGCGTTCTGGATGCTCGGCCAGCCGGCCAAGACCGACATCCTCTCGCCCGAGGGCAAGGTGATGTACACCGCTGGCGCGGTGCGCGACGGCGGCTCGTTCAAGGAGCGCATGGGCGCGGTGGCATGCTGGAACTCGGTGATGGATGAGGACCGCTACATGGTCCGCAAGTGGAACGAGTTCATCGCGGCGTGA